Proteins encoded by one window of Esox lucius isolate fEsoLuc1 chromosome 4, fEsoLuc1.pri, whole genome shotgun sequence:
- the LOC105025827 gene encoding uncharacterized protein LOC105025827 isoform X1 has translation MELRTKKNKQQEMVTMKALTTLYTLSCLLMITSVCSVSSVGQNNTEHNRNESGVGSTCDFCCNGTVQNTSCTNLNVTVPNDCLKDFKAVLNVTYSNLKEGGSLVIQCVHNLPGQLNNMLAFVWFMNGHSISGQNKSVLSLERLGLDTGHQLELFCMIRSPCGNLTSDAENFKVQDNSLLIIVVCGVAAVVLVLAMGLCMKLMLKREFGQMKNRRQNAQHLQGTTPT, from the exons ATGGAACTCAGAACCAAAAAGAACAAGCAACAAGAg ATGGTAACTATGAAAGCATTAACAACCCTGTATACCCTCTCTTGCCTTCTTATGATCA CTAGTGTCTGCTCTGTTTCTTCAGTCGgtcagaacaacacagaacacaacagaaATG AAAGTGGAGTCGGGTCCACCTGTGATTTTTGTTGTAACGGAACAGTACAGAACACAAGTT GCACTAACCTCAATGTCACTG TTCCAAATGATTGCCTAAAAG ATTTTAAGGCAGTCCTGAATGTCACTTATTCTAACCTCAAGGAGGGTGGTTCCCTCGTGATCCAGTGTGTCCACAACCTGCCGGGCCAACTCAACAACATGCTGGCGTTTGTCTGGTTTATGAATGGGCACTCCATATCGGGACAAAACAAGAGCGTCCTCTCTTTGGAACGCTTAGGTTTAGACACCGGTCACCAGCTGGAATTATTCTGCATGATCCGGAGTCCTTGTGGAAACCTCACCTCCGATGCAGAGAACTTTAAAGTTCAAG ACAATTCCTTGTTGATCATTGTGGTCTGTGGGGTGGCTGCGGTGGTGCTGGTCCTGGCCATGGGTTTGTGCATGAAGTTGATGCTGAAGAGGGAATTCG GCCAGATGAAGAACAGGAGGCAGAATGCTCAGCACCTACAAGGCACCACCCCCACTTAA
- the LOC105025827 gene encoding uncharacterized protein LOC105025827 isoform X2 has translation MELRTKKNKQQEMVTMKALTTLYTLSCLLMITSVCSVSSVGQNNTEHNRNESGVGSTCDFCCNGTVQNTSCTNLNVTDFKAVLNVTYSNLKEGGSLVIQCVHNLPGQLNNMLAFVWFMNGHSISGQNKSVLSLERLGLDTGHQLELFCMIRSPCGNLTSDAENFKVQDNSLLIIVVCGVAAVVLVLAMGLCMKLMLKREFGQMKNRRQNAQHLQGTTPT, from the exons ATGGAACTCAGAACCAAAAAGAACAAGCAACAAGAg ATGGTAACTATGAAAGCATTAACAACCCTGTATACCCTCTCTTGCCTTCTTATGATCA CTAGTGTCTGCTCTGTTTCTTCAGTCGgtcagaacaacacagaacacaacagaaATG AAAGTGGAGTCGGGTCCACCTGTGATTTTTGTTGTAACGGAACAGTACAGAACACAAGTT GCACTAACCTCAATGTCACTG ATTTTAAGGCAGTCCTGAATGTCACTTATTCTAACCTCAAGGAGGGTGGTTCCCTCGTGATCCAGTGTGTCCACAACCTGCCGGGCCAACTCAACAACATGCTGGCGTTTGTCTGGTTTATGAATGGGCACTCCATATCGGGACAAAACAAGAGCGTCCTCTCTTTGGAACGCTTAGGTTTAGACACCGGTCACCAGCTGGAATTATTCTGCATGATCCGGAGTCCTTGTGGAAACCTCACCTCCGATGCAGAGAACTTTAAAGTTCAAG ACAATTCCTTGTTGATCATTGTGGTCTGTGGGGTGGCTGCGGTGGTGCTGGTCCTGGCCATGGGTTTGTGCATGAAGTTGATGCTGAAGAGGGAATTCG GCCAGATGAAGAACAGGAGGCAGAATGCTCAGCACCTACAAGGCACCACCCCCACTTAA
- the LOC105025829 gene encoding ADP-ribosylation factor-like protein 3, with product MGEAQKGLLSVLQKLKGSSGIVELRIVLLGLDNAGKTTLLKSLASEDVNTITPTQGFNIKSVASHGMKLNVWDIGGQRKIRPFWKKYLENTDLLIYVIDSADKKRFEETGLELEELIDEENLKGVPVLIFANKQDLATASPASEIAEGLNLHTYRDRQWQIQACSAVSGEGVQDGMNWICNNIVNKKI from the exons ATGGGAGAAGCTCAAAAG GGCTTACTCTCGGTCCTCCAGAAATTGAAGGGGAGCAGTGGAATTGTTGAGTTAAGGATTGTACTACTGGGTCTGGATAATGCAGGCAAGACCACCCTACTGAAGAGCCTTGCCTCAGAAGACGTCAACACCATCACACCCACACAG GGCTTTAACATAAAGAGCGTGGCCTCACATGGCATGAAGCTGAACGTATGGGACATTGGTGGACAAAGAAAGATCAGGCCCTTCTGGAAGAAATACCTTGAAAACACCGACCTGCTG ATATATGTCATAGACAGCGCAGACAAGAAGCGTTTTGAAGAGACGGGACTG GAGCTGGAGGAGCTAATTGATGAAGAGAACCTGAAGGGTGTGCCAGTGCTCATCTTTGCCAATAAGCAGGACCTGGCCACAGCCTCGCCTGCCAGTGAGATTGCTGAGGGACTAAACCTGCACACGTACCGGGACCGCCAGTGGCAGATCCAGGCCTGCTCTGCTGTATCCGGGGAGGGAGTACAG GATGGCATGAATTGGATTTGCAACAACATTGTAAATAAGAAGATATGA
- the LOC105025830 gene encoding profilin-3: MEEWRDYIKATLKETFVEDVAIVDLYDNKAVWASKPGGVLAAICPSEVEALVGINRGSLLLEGITVGGRKVAVIRDHMTGPETDIPFVDLRTKGSKSSAVTAAMTTKALVFVMGKRGVYGGIVNKKVCDMAKDLRKRGL; the protein is encoded by the coding sequence atggaagagtggagggaCTACATAAAAGCCACCCTGAAGGAGACATTTGTGGAGGACGTAGCAATTGTGGACCTTTACGACAACAAAGCTGTGTGGGCATCCAAGCCTGGGGGTGTCCTGGCAGCCATCTGCCCATCAGAAGTGGAGGCTCTTGTGGGCATAAACAGAGGAAGCCTACTGCTGGAGGGGATCACCGTTGGAGGCCGGAAGGTTGCAGTGATACGAGACCACATGACAGGCCCAGAGACAGATATCCCATTTGTCGATCTTAGGACCAAAGGCAGCAAGAGTTCAGCTGTCACGGCTGCCATGACGACCAAGGCTCTGGTGTTTGTGATGGGAAAACGAGGAGTGTATGGAGGGATAGTCAACAAGAAGGTGTGTGATATGGCCAAGGATCTCCGCAAGAGGGGGCTTTGA
- the LOC105025831 gene encoding myozenin-2-like, translating into MMQSGNDDLAKKRIQQARALCTEARGGGLNLGKKISVPKDVMMEELNLLSNRGSRMFQDRQKRVERFTLENQVSDSYSNGLTEPMSHQAIEDSQWGKENQAHMVSGKHSLITSLQKTIAKKGSPDVIAPGYGGPLKEIPREKFNLTTRSYCSPWREALGDSEEPTSLHFQLPQQATLQPANYRCFNRAARPFGGPGQQSRRVISVIGFEQLDSQHLPGTTLDRMCKRPNFNRAPRGWAHNYSPESTEL; encoded by the exons ATGATGCAATCAGGAAATGATGACCTGGCCAAGAAGAGGATACAACAGGCCAGAGCTCTGTGTACAGAGGCCCGGGGAG GAGGTCTTAACTTGGGGAAGAAGATCAGTGTGCCCAAGGATGTGATGATGGAGGAGTTGAACCTTCTGTCCAACCGCGGTTCCCGCATGTTCcaggacagacagaagaggGTGGAGCGCTTCACCCTGGAGAATCAAGTCAGCGACTCATACAGCAAT GGCCTTACAGAGCCCATGTCTCACCAGGCCATTGAGGACTCCCAGTGGGGGAAGGAGAACCAGGCACACATGGTGTCTGGCAAACACAGCCTCATTACCAGTTTACAGAAGACTATCGCCAAGAAGGGCAGCCCTGACGTCATTGCCCCAG GCTATGGAGGCCCCCTGAAGGAGATCCCCCGTGAAAAGTTTAACCTGACAACCAGGTCCTACTGTTCTCCCTGGAGGGAAGCCTTAGGAGACAGTGAAGAACCCACTTCCCTCCATTTCCAGCTCCCCCAACAGGCCACACTACAGCCCGCCAACTACAGATGTTTCAACAG agcgGCCAGGCCTTTCGGAGGCCCGGGCCAACAAAGCAGAAGGGTGATCTCAGTGATAGGATTTGAGCAGTTGGACTCTCAGCACCTCCCTGGAACAACCCTGGATCGCATGTGCAAAAGGCCCAACTTCAACAGAGCCCCACGAGGATGGGCTCACAACTACTCCCCAGAATCGACAGAACTGTGA
- the rbm22 gene encoding pre-mRNA-splicing factor RBM22, which yields MATSLGANTYNRQNWEDADFPILCQTCLGENPYIRMTKEKYGKECKICARPFTVFRWCPGTRMRFKKTEVCQTCSKMKNVCQTCLLDLEYGLPIQVRDTGLDIKDDVPKSDVNKEYYTQNMEREIGNSDGTRPVGILGKAPSSSEMLLKLARTTPYYKRNRPHICSFWVKGECKRGEECPYRHEKPTDPDDPLADQNIKDRYYGINDPVADKLLKRASTMPRLDTPEDKTITTLYVGGLGDTISDAELRNHFYQFGEIRTTTIVQRQQCAFIQFATRQAAELAAEKSFNKLIINGRRLTVKWGRSQAARGKEAIKDGVSEMGTRLDPVPGLPGALPPPPALEEDTPANYFNLEAGTSPNVMNISLPPPPGINPLPPGFGPPMFHMGSMGPPPPPPMGMRPPGHIHYPSQDPQRMGAHAARHGD from the exons ATGGCGACGTCTCTAGGCGCTAACACATACAATCGACAGAATTGGGAAGACGCG GATTTCCCAATTCTGTGTCAGACGTGTTTGGGAGAGAACCCATACATCCGCATG ACCAAAGAGAAGTATGGCAAAGAATGCAAG ATTTGTGCTCGTCCATTCACTGTGTTCCGTTGGTGTCCGGGAACGAGGATGCGCTTCAAGAAGACAGAGGTGTGTCAGACCTGCAGCAAAATGAAGAACGTCTGCCAGACTTGTCTGCTGGACCTGGAGTATG GTTTGCCAATCCAGGTCAGAGACACCGGGCTGGACATCAAGGATGACGTGCCCAAGTCTGACGTGAACAAGGAGTATTACACACAGAACATGGAGAGAGAA ATCGGGAACTCTGACGGAACGCGGCCAGTGGGAATCCTGGGTAAGGCTCCCAGCTCAAGTGAAATGCTGCTGAAGCTGGCGCGCACCACGCCCTACTACAAGAGGAACAGACCTCATATCTGCTCCTTCTGGGTGAAGGGAGAGtgcaagagaggagaggagtgtcCCTACAG GCATGAGAAGCCCACAGACCCCGACGATCCTTTGGCAGACCAGAACATTAAGGATCGTTACTATGGTATCAATGACCCAGTGGCTGACAAGCTGCTGAAACGGGCCTCCACCATGCCCAGACTGGACACGCCTGAGGACAAGACCATCACCACTCTCTACGTAGGGGGGCTGGGAGATACCATCTCAGACGCAGAGCTCAG gAATCACTTCTATCAGTTTGGGGAGATCCGTACCACCACCATTGTCCAGAGGCAGCAGTGTGCCTTCATCCAGTTTGCCACACGACAGGCTGCCGAGCTTGCTGCTGAGAAGTCCTTCAACAAGCTCATCATCAACGGACGCCGGCTCACTGTCAAGTGGGGCAG GTCTCAGGCTGCCCGGGGGAAGGAGGCCATTAAGGACGGTGTCAGTGAGATGGGAACCCGACTGGACCCCGTACCAGGTCTGCCCGGAG CTCTCCCCCCACCTCCTGCTTTGGAGGAGGACACTCCTGCTAACTACTTCAACCTGGAGGCAGGCACCTCTCCCAATGTCATGAACATCTCCCTACCCCCTCCGCCTGGCATCAACCCATTACCTCCAG GTTTTGGTCCTCCTATGTTCCACATGGGTTCGATGggtccccctcctccccctccaatGGGCATGAGACCCCCAGGACACATCCACTACCCTTCCCAGGACCCCCAGCGTATGGGAGCCCATGCTGCGCGTCATGGCGACTAG